GAACTGGAGCGTTTTGGTGCATTAGCTATGTACGTGCCCCTGGAAGGTGGCTACGAAGGCCGCTATCAGCGTCGATTACGAGCAGCCGGTTATACGGTGCTTAATTTGACTGCCAGAGGCTTAGGTGATTTGTCAGCCTATTTACAAGGTGTTCATGGTGTTCGTCCACCTCATTTGGGTAAAAAGACGATCGGCAATGAGGCAGCAGTAGGCTATCGCTACTTTGTTCCCCCTATCCTCACCTACAACTTGGAAAACATGCCAGCTCAGAACCAGAAAGGGTTGGTTCTCTGGTTGATTGAGGGGTTCGTCCTGTCCAGTCAAGAGATTGACTATCTGAGTAAGCT
The window above is part of the Cyanobacteriota bacterium genome. Proteins encoded here:
- a CDS encoding NAD(P)H-quinone oxidoreductase subunit N, with amino-acid sequence ELERFGALAMYVPLEGGYEGRYQRRLRAAGYTVLNLTARGLGDLSAYLQGVHGVRPPHLGKKTIGNEAAVGYRYFVPPILTYNLENMPAQNQKGLVLWLIEGFVLSSQEIDYLSKLPSLEPRIKVVVELGGGRVVQWQPLKADLVISAS